A portion of the Arcobacter arenosus genome contains these proteins:
- a CDS encoding c-type cytochrome yields the protein MKTTRILTGVALLGLTSLFANDGAGLYQSCAACHGINAEKAALGKSQIIKGWDTAKIETALKGYKNGSYGGAMKGVMKGQVARLSDADIKALAEYISKM from the coding sequence ATGAAAACTACAAGAATTTTAACAGGAGTTGCACTTTTAGGTTTAACTTCACTTTTTGCAAATGATGGAGCAGGATTATATCAATCATGTGCAGCATGTCATGGTATAAATGCTGAAAAAGCAGCATTAGGTAAATCTCAAATTATTAAAGGTTGGGATACAGCAAAAATTGAAACAGCTTTAAAAGGTTATAAAAATGGATCTTATGGTGGAGCAATGAAAGGTGTTATGAAAGGTCAAGTAGCAAGACTTTCAGATGCAGATATAAAAGCATTGGCTGAATATATCTCAAAAATGTAA
- a CDS encoding glycine zipper 2TM domain-containing protein: MLKKIALTGLLFISSLYAGSDRFHDFAKVSYSEPIYDYVYDRESQRECKEVRYKVRDDRYYSDYDDNLGVDTLIGTAAGAVIGSQIGKGNGRVAAQIVGGLLGAKVAHEIRNNYRPNDRYDDNYRYETKTECYDKPITSKRKTITGYKNYFVYNGVEHYKISDRPMRRVKITHTINF; the protein is encoded by the coding sequence ATGTTGAAAAAAATAGCTTTAACAGGATTACTTTTTATCTCATCTTTATATGCAGGTAGTGATAGATTTCATGATTTTGCAAAAGTTTCATATTCTGAGCCTATTTATGATTATGTTTATGATAGAGAATCTCAAAGAGAATGTAAAGAGGTAAGATATAAAGTAAGAGATGATAGATATTATTCAGATTATGATGATAATTTAGGTGTTGATACACTAATAGGAACAGCAGCAGGTGCTGTTATAGGAAGCCAAATTGGTAAAGGTAATGGTAGAGTTGCTGCACAAATTGTAGGTGGATTATTAGGTGCTAAAGTTGCCCATGAAATTAGAAACAATTACAGACCAAATGATAGATATGATGATAATTACAGATATGAAACAAAAACTGAATGTTATGATAAACCAATAACTTCAAAAAGAAAGACTATTACAGGATATAAAAACTATTTTGTTTATAATGGAGTAGAACATTATAAAATTTCAGATAGGCCAATGAGAAGAGTTAAAATTACTCATACAATCAATTTTTAA
- a CDS encoding flagellin, with protein MEINNNIQNNQIHYLNANQALNRIATGIKLNSASDDASALSIVQNLQIQSSGISQSIDNVNSGLAALQISDGALTSQSEILDEVKQKLLQASTDTTSQEGRESLLNDIQGLLENFNNIASNTNYNGESLLQNSSTDNSESSSFQIQAGQNSDSLIDTPAIQSNTTGVGLDGLLNQDPATFTSQTARDFLENLDNAIDNVSSFRSDIGSVQNQLQSTSRNLISEFTQTSASSSIIQDIDYAQEVSNFSKQNILAQIGAYGAAQSKNINQAMVTRLLS; from the coding sequence TTGGAAATAAACAACAATATTCAGAATAATCAAATCCATTATTTAAATGCAAATCAAGCTTTAAACAGAATTGCAACTGGTATAAAATTAAATAGTGCTTCAGATGATGCTTCAGCTTTATCAATTGTACAAAATCTTCAAATACAATCAAGTGGAATTTCACAATCAATTGATAATGTTAATAGTGGTTTAGCGGCATTACAAATTTCCGATGGAGCATTAACAAGTCAGTCTGAAATCTTGGATGAAGTAAAACAAAAGCTTCTTCAAGCATCTACAGATACAACATCCCAAGAGGGAAGAGAATCACTACTAAATGATATTCAAGGACTTCTAGAAAACTTCAATAATATTGCTAGTAATACAAACTATAATGGAGAAAGCCTTTTACAAAATAGTTCAACAGATAACAGTGAATCATCAAGTTTTCAAATTCAAGCAGGTCAAAATTCAGATAGTTTAATAGATACGCCAGCAATTCAATCTAATACTACAGGAGTGGGATTAGATGGCTTGTTAAATCAAGACCCAGCTACATTTACATCTCAAACAGCTAGGGATTTTTTAGAAAATTTAGATAATGCAATTGATAATGTAAGTTCATTTAGAAGTGATATAGGTTCAGTACAAAATCAACTTCAAAGTACTTCAAGAAACTTAATTTCTGAATTTACACAAACAAGTGCTTCTTCATCAATAATTCAAGATATTGATTATGCACAAGAGGTCTCTAATTTTAGTAAGCAAAATATTTTAGCTCAAATTGGAGCTTATGGAGCAGCTCAATCAAAGAATATCAATCAAGCTATGGTAACAAGATTATTATCATAA
- a CDS encoding EAL domain-containing protein encodes MYNKALEREKFFHIFFKPYFSSINAVTRNKNFKNSLTNGIDYKYIQNYFISLHASLPNLRQIRYLDFDGNEIIRVNSSFLNSNDSLKKTIEVVPQNKLQNKKEIQYFKKFKELNIGEVGISKIELNKEFGKITLPKQPVVRLGMILTDNDKNKKGIIIYNISLRELFKNLDDTVLYHTHLIDKNGSFLSHHNPNYGLIGKDMSYNLYDEFPEYAYTVLSEDSYYLKNFYSFRIRDFNNGQNIKMVLEPKFLEEVEQTQKTQNNFVWLSILFSVVLLPVIIYFSKLPDFLRDKANKEQQHDKLTGLPNRVTLVNDLINKKFPSSTIVILISINNLLKIQSTYGFKISDEVVKTFHKMLNSLDEENILKIYSNNYSTFTINFEYTDYGSFKNFIDFLVNNLESCSFTLNDEEFDFLLDITLGISNPHKLNYGIEELSEAENALEIALSKNKPYDIFDAKHNENIKTNKENIQLARKIKNAIEQNGLILHYQPIFNNQSKKIEKYECLARIKDGDELIYPNIFLPISKQINKYNNLSFLIIDRAFEYFKDKSVEFSINLSILDITNIDLQKYLFEKIEEFDVKDRLVIEIVEQEGIANYAEFISFLEKIREYGCKVAIDDFGSGYSNFDYIVKMSDYIDYLKIDGSLIKGISTNPKTQLLVGTLKFLCDNLRIKVIAEFIEDKETFEIIVNMGVVYCQGYYIGEPQDKIKEENNE; translated from the coding sequence ATGTACAATAAAGCATTGGAAAGAGAAAAGTTTTTCCACATTTTTTTTAAACCATACTTTAGTTCTATTAATGCAGTTACAAGAAATAAAAATTTTAAAAATTCACTTACTAATGGTATTGATTATAAATATATTCAAAATTATTTTATTAGTTTACATGCTTCCTTACCTAACCTTAGGCAAATAAGATATTTAGATTTTGATGGAAATGAGATTATCAGAGTAAATTCATCTTTTTTAAATTCTAATGATAGTTTAAAAAAGACAATTGAAGTAGTTCCTCAAAATAAATTACAAAATAAGAAAGAAATTCAATATTTTAAGAAGTTTAAAGAATTAAATATAGGTGAAGTTGGTATTTCAAAAATTGAATTAAACAAAGAGTTTGGCAAAATAACTTTACCAAAACAACCAGTAGTTAGATTAGGAATGATTTTAACTGATAATGATAAAAATAAAAAAGGTATTATTATTTACAATATCTCTTTGCGTGAATTATTTAAAAACTTAGATGATACAGTTTTATATCATACACATTTAATAGATAAAAATGGTTCTTTTCTAAGTCATCATAATCCTAATTATGGGCTTATTGGAAAAGATATGAGTTATAATTTATATGATGAATTTCCAGAATATGCTTATACTGTATTATCAGAGGATAGCTATTATTTGAAGAATTTTTATTCTTTTAGAATACGTGATTTTAATAATGGACAAAATATAAAGATGGTTTTAGAACCAAAATTTTTAGAAGAGGTAGAACAAACACAAAAGACACAAAATAATTTTGTTTGGCTGAGTATCTTATTTTCTGTTGTTCTTTTACCTGTAATAATTTATTTTTCAAAATTACCTGATTTTTTAAGGGATAAAGCAAATAAAGAACAACAACATGACAAATTAACTGGTTTACCAAATAGAGTTACATTGGTAAATGATTTAATCAACAAAAAATTTCCTAGTTCTACAATTGTTATATTAATATCAATCAATAATTTACTAAAAATACAAAGTACCTATGGATTTAAAATTTCTGATGAAGTGGTGAAGACATTTCATAAAATGTTAAATTCATTAGATGAAGAAAATATTTTAAAAATTTATTCTAATAATTACAGTACCTTTACCATAAATTTTGAATATACGGATTATGGTTCTTTTAAAAATTTCATCGATTTTTTAGTAAATAATCTAGAAAGTTGCTCTTTTACCTTAAACGATGAAGAGTTTGATTTTCTTTTAGATATCACTTTAGGAATTAGTAATCCTCACAAATTAAATTATGGTATAGAGGAGTTAAGTGAAGCAGAAAATGCTTTAGAAATAGCATTAAGTAAAAATAAACCATACGATATCTTTGATGCAAAACACAATGAAAATATAAAAACAAACAAAGAGAATATTCAATTAGCAAGAAAAATCAAAAATGCAATCGAACAAAATGGATTAATTCTTCATTATCAACCAATTTTTAATAATCAAAGTAAAAAAATTGAAAAATACGAGTGTTTAGCAAGAATTAAAGATGGAGATGAATTGATTTATCCAAATATATTTTTGCCAATTTCTAAACAAATAAACAAATACAATAATTTATCTTTTTTAATAATTGATAGGGCCTTTGAATATTTTAAAGACAAAAGTGTTGAGTTTTCAATAAATCTTAGTATTTTAGATATTACAAATATAGACTTACAGAAATATTTATTTGAAAAAATTGAAGAATTTGATGTAAAAGATAGATTAGTTATTGAAATAGTTGAGCAAGAGGGTATTGCCAATTATGCGGAGTTTATTAGTTTTTTAGAAAAAATCAGAGAATATGGTTGTAAAGTAGCAATTGATGATTTTGGTAGTGGATATTCAAATTTTGATTACATTGTTAAAATGAGTGATTATATTGATTACCTTAAAATTGATGGCTCTTTAATAAAAGGTATAAGTACGAATCCAAAAACCCAATTACTTGTTGGAACACTAAAGTTTTTATGTGATAACTTAAGGATAAAAGTAATTGCTGAATTTATTGAAGACAAAGAAACCTTTGAAATTATTGTAAATATGGGGGTTGTATATTGTCAAGGATATTATATCGGTGAACCTCAAGATAAAATAAAAGAAGAAAACAATGAATGA
- a CDS encoding tyrosine-type recombinase/integrase, with protein sequence MYLKFDLKKYNTSGLSYKDDGQIPKNKIKNGKIINTSSIKFLYPYKIQVRANKMINGKRTNIKRTYEFPPDKTLLEAVKDCSQHYIKLMKATNLDKFKKNEITEFSSFGTVWKHYLDYKEHQYKSRVDKNDFDRLNKERFYNKWLKNIIDEIPVNKLTNEDLVKVISKMKNTKTGEDLAERTKRTVYQTVNPVYSYLKMKRIVIESPASLSGLPSLNNTRKINLSIDQIKDIFLKLYNYDIKPFKQIFMWLMHGRRLNEVLTLEWKDIDFEEKIYTIRACNNKARIDMIYVLTPRLIESLNQLQVKKYGYIFPALTDNSKPMSDNTLRTHWDKLELPIVKHQLRNCIQVYLKNVHAISRDIVDSIIGHKQTQNVGDRYGNYQEEILAKKLNLMLDEIFDDDYSEKIDPQQEKLHKLKEIFPHKDEYFLKKILESI encoded by the coding sequence ATGTACTTAAAATTTGATTTAAAAAAATATAATACGAGTGGACTTTCATATAAAGATGATGGTCAAATTCCAAAAAATAAGATAAAAAATGGAAAGATTATAAATACTTCATCAATAAAGTTTTTATATCCTTATAAGATTCAAGTTCGTGCTAATAAAATGATTAATGGTAAAAGAACTAATATAAAAAGAACATATGAATTTCCTCCTGATAAAACATTACTTGAAGCAGTAAAAGATTGTTCTCAACATTACATAAAACTTATGAAAGCTACTAATTTAGATAAATTTAAAAAAAATGAGATTACAGAATTTTCTTCTTTTGGAACAGTATGGAAACATTATTTAGATTATAAAGAACATCAGTACAAAAGTAGAGTTGATAAAAATGATTTTGATAGATTAAATAAAGAAAGATTTTATAATAAATGGTTAAAAAATATTATAGATGAAATACCTGTAAATAAATTAACTAATGAGGATTTAGTAAAAGTAATATCTAAAATGAAAAATACTAAAACTGGTGAAGATTTAGCAGAAAGAACAAAAAGAACAGTTTATCAAACTGTTAATCCTGTTTATTCATATTTGAAAATGAAAAGAATTGTTATTGAGTCACCTGCATCATTAAGTGGATTACCTTCTTTAAATAACACTCGAAAAATAAATTTATCAATCGACCAAATTAAAGATATTTTTTTGAAATTATATAACTATGATATTAAACCTTTTAAACAAATATTTATGTGGTTAATGCATGGACGTCGACTTAATGAAGTTTTAACTTTAGAATGGAAAGATATTGATTTTGAAGAAAAGATTTATACGATTAGAGCATGTAATAATAAAGCTCGGATAGATATGATTTATGTTCTTACTCCACGATTAATAGAATCACTCAATCAATTACAAGTTAAAAAGTACGGTTACATTTTTCCTGCTCTCACTGATAATAGTAAACCTATGTCAGACAATACATTACGTACACATTGGGATAAATTAGAGCTGCCAATAGTAAAGCATCAATTAAGAAACTGTATTCAAGTATATCTTAAAAATGTACATGCTATTTCGCGTGATATTGTTGATAGTATTATAGGTCATAAACAAACACAAAATGTAGGTGATAGATATGGTAATTATCAAGAAGAAATTTTAGCTAAAAAGTTAAACCTAATGCTAGATGAAATTTTTGATGATGATTATTCCGAAAAAATAGATCCACAACAAGAAAAACTACATAAGTTAAAAGAAATTTTTCCTCACA